The following proteins are co-located in the Rippkaea orientalis PCC 8801 genome:
- a CDS encoding endo-1,4-beta-xylanase has protein sequence MIQRRRFLEFTAGLTLFPLISQPSNSETVKNASQETVTLQGWDFQGIPLDQSGWETLHFLDLEENPIFNPPRQVEGGKLISSFPPFPVMIAINLLVSGFGKVYLYADNQGKGYTIADFPLNLNLELTRTRCDRVQSLINTWKQQGYTSASTVINRLNQAFFYLKKAENSSSITEQIPWCQQSLVESLWSGEEAVLAHAKYQISQQEKRPNFLFGCGFPYGGETDKAYFKEVFNFTTLPLYWRDLEKKQGQKNYEPLNQMLDWLEENKITPKGHPLAWFAEFGIPEWLKDTSFKTMKRELDLHIQEVTRYFGQRFPYYDIINEASGRAFANQPGYSSEELVELSGVTATACYQGNPQAFRIINDCCLWARHRALEQPNPLTPYQYIKACLAANIPFEAIGLQLYYPDRDLFEINRLIERFGQLGKIIHITELGVPSDTTEDENSWMKTPFGLWHNPWSETIQADWIEQFYTLCYSKSYIKAITWWELSDKGYHFWAHGGLLRPDGQPKEAFYRLKSLVQQWR, from the coding sequence GTGATACAACGTCGTCGCTTTTTAGAATTTACAGCAGGATTAACTCTTTTTCCTCTGATTTCTCAACCCTCTAATTCTGAAACTGTCAAAAATGCTTCCCAAGAAACAGTTACTTTACAAGGATGGGATTTTCAAGGGATACCTTTAGATCAGTCTGGATGGGAAACGCTGCATTTTTTGGATTTAGAAGAAAACCCGATTTTTAATCCTCCTCGTCAGGTAGAAGGCGGAAAATTGATCTCTTCTTTTCCTCCCTTTCCTGTCATGATTGCCATTAACTTATTAGTGTCTGGTTTTGGCAAAGTTTATCTTTATGCTGATAACCAAGGAAAAGGCTATACTATTGCTGATTTCCCTCTTAATCTTAACCTAGAATTGACTCGGACTCGTTGCGATCGTGTTCAGTCTTTAATTAATACCTGGAAACAGCAAGGTTATACTTCTGCTTCAACAGTAATTAATCGTCTCAATCAAGCTTTTTTTTATCTAAAAAAAGCAGAAAATAGCTCGTCAATCACCGAACAAATCCCATGGTGTCAACAGAGTTTGGTTGAGAGTTTATGGAGTGGAGAAGAAGCGGTTTTAGCCCATGCAAAATATCAAATTTCTCAGCAAGAAAAGCGTCCTAATTTTCTATTTGGCTGTGGGTTTCCCTATGGGGGAGAAACGGATAAAGCTTACTTTAAAGAGGTTTTTAATTTTACAACCCTTCCCCTATATTGGCGAGATTTAGAAAAAAAACAAGGTCAAAAAAATTATGAACCCCTCAATCAAATGCTCGATTGGTTAGAAGAAAATAAGATTACCCCAAAAGGCCATCCCTTAGCTTGGTTTGCTGAATTTGGCATTCCTGAATGGTTAAAAGATACGAGTTTTAAAACGATGAAAAGAGAACTTGATTTACATATTCAAGAAGTGACTCGATATTTTGGTCAACGATTTCCCTATTATGATATTATTAATGAAGCTAGTGGTCGGGCTTTTGCCAATCAACCGGGTTATTCTTCAGAAGAATTAGTGGAACTTTCAGGGGTTACTGCTACTGCTTGTTATCAAGGTAATCCCCAAGCTTTTCGTATTATTAATGATTGTTGTTTGTGGGCTAGACATCGTGCTTTAGAACAACCAAATCCTTTGACCCCTTATCAATATATAAAAGCTTGTTTAGCTGCTAATATTCCCTTTGAAGCTATTGGATTACAGCTTTATTATCCTGACCGGGATTTGTTTGAAATTAATCGCTTAATAGAACGGTTTGGACAATTAGGAAAAATTATTCATATCACCGAATTAGGAGTACCCTCTGACACCACAGAAGATGAAAATTCTTGGATGAAAACGCCCTTTGGTTTATGGCATAATCCTTGGTCAGAAACGATTCAAGCGGATTGGATTGAACAGTTTTATACCCTGTGTTATAGCAAATCGTACATTAAGGCTATTACTTGGTGGGAATTATCCGATAAAGGCTATCATTTTTGGGCTCATGGGGGACTTCTTAGACCTGATGGACAACCCAAAGAAGCTTTCTATCGTTTAAAAAGCTTAGTTCAACAATGGAGATAG